The Candidatus Microthrix subdominans genome includes a region encoding these proteins:
- a CDS encoding ABC transporter ATP-binding protein translates to MHQLVVSGVCKRFGRTTILEDVDLAVARGEVVALTGENGAGKSTLMGICAGLIRADSGTVQLGGAIGYCPQTPGLFDLLTAEDHLVMFGRGSGLGRAESLRRGYAALEEFGYPMHERTVVADLSGGTRQKLNLALALLTDPSVLLLDEPYQGFDRGTYVNFWDHCETWRRAGKSVVVVTHMLAELDRVDRVVELPAHPSRAHHPGW, encoded by the coding sequence ATGCATCAACTCGTTGTCTCCGGGGTGTGTAAACGCTTCGGGCGTACCACGATCCTGGAAGACGTCGACCTGGCGGTGGCACGCGGGGAGGTGGTGGCGCTCACCGGCGAAAACGGGGCTGGCAAGTCCACGCTGATGGGGATCTGCGCCGGGCTGATCCGAGCCGACAGCGGCACCGTTCAACTTGGCGGGGCCATCGGGTACTGCCCGCAGACTCCGGGGCTGTTCGACCTGCTCACGGCGGAGGATCACCTGGTGATGTTTGGTCGTGGCAGCGGGCTGGGTCGGGCCGAATCGCTGCGTCGTGGCTATGCCGCTCTCGAGGAATTTGGCTATCCGATGCACGAACGGACGGTCGTGGCCGACCTATCGGGCGGTACCCGCCAGAAGCTGAACCTGGCGCTGGCCCTGCTGACCGACCCGTCCGTGCTGCTGCTCGACGAGCCCTACCAAGGGTTCGACCGGGGCACGTACGTCAACTTCTGGGACCACTGCGAGACGTGGCGTCGCGCCGGCAAATCGGTCGTGGTCGTCACCCACATGCTCGCCGAACTGGACCGCGTCGACCGGGTGGTCGAGCTGCCCGCACACCCGTCGAGGGCACATCACCCTGGATGGTGA